One segment of Pandoraea pnomenusa DNA contains the following:
- a CDS encoding DHA2 family efflux MFS transporter permease subunit encodes MANQNAPGPLTGGQLVLGTIALSLATFMNVLDTSIANVSIPAISGDLGVSSSQGTWVITSFAVANAISVPLTGWLTERFGAVRLFITSILLFVLASWLCGMAPTLEFLLAARVLQGAVAGPMIPLSQSLLLSSYPPAKSSMALALWGMTTLVAPVMGPILGGWISDNYHWPWIFYINIPVGIAAAYVTWMIYAKRETPTQRKPIDTVGLALLVLWVGSLQVMLDKGKELDWFNSSTIVILALVALVSFCFFVIWEITEQHPVVDLTLFKRINFTGGVVAISVGYGLFFGNLVILPQWLQIYLGYTATEAGLVMAPVGLFAIILSPVIGKFLPKLDARWVVTVSFLLFALVFLMRSHFNTLVDTRTLMIPTFLQGVPMSMFFIPLTAIILSGLPPHRIPAAAGLSNFVRITCGAVGTSIATTVWDNRITLHHAQLTEHLTPYDPTFNGSVQTLNQLGMTTPQANGFIDRLVTQQSAMLGANDIFWISAVLFVLMIVMVWVTRPIRGGGGADAAAGAH; translated from the coding sequence ATGGCAAATCAAAACGCTCCTGGCCCGCTCACGGGCGGCCAGCTGGTACTCGGCACCATTGCGTTGTCGCTCGCCACGTTCATGAACGTGCTCGACACCTCGATTGCCAACGTATCGATCCCCGCCATTTCCGGCGACCTAGGCGTCTCGTCGAGCCAGGGCACCTGGGTGATTACGTCGTTCGCTGTTGCCAATGCCATTTCGGTGCCGCTCACGGGCTGGCTGACGGAACGCTTCGGCGCGGTGCGCTTGTTCATCACCTCGATCCTGTTGTTCGTGCTGGCGTCGTGGCTGTGCGGCATGGCGCCCACGCTCGAATTCCTGCTCGCGGCCCGCGTGCTGCAAGGCGCCGTGGCCGGACCGATGATTCCGCTCTCGCAATCGTTGCTGCTCTCGAGCTATCCGCCGGCGAAGAGTTCGATGGCCCTCGCCCTATGGGGCATGACGACACTCGTCGCCCCGGTCATGGGGCCGATTCTCGGCGGCTGGATTTCCGACAACTACCACTGGCCCTGGATCTTCTACATCAACATTCCGGTCGGCATCGCCGCCGCGTATGTCACGTGGATGATCTACGCCAAGCGGGAAACGCCGACACAGCGCAAGCCGATCGACACCGTCGGACTGGCGTTGCTCGTCCTGTGGGTGGGCTCGTTGCAGGTGATGCTCGACAAGGGCAAGGAACTCGACTGGTTCAATTCGTCGACCATCGTGATCCTCGCACTGGTGGCCCTCGTGTCGTTCTGCTTCTTCGTCATCTGGGAGATTACGGAGCAGCATCCGGTGGTCGATCTCACGCTCTTCAAGCGCATCAACTTCACGGGCGGCGTGGTGGCGATCTCGGTCGGGTACGGACTGTTCTTCGGCAATCTGGTGATCCTGCCGCAGTGGCTGCAGATTTACCTCGGTTACACCGCCACCGAAGCCGGGCTCGTGATGGCGCCGGTGGGTCTGTTCGCCATCATCCTGTCGCCGGTGATCGGCAAGTTCCTGCCCAAGCTCGACGCGCGCTGGGTCGTGACCGTCTCGTTCCTGCTGTTCGCGCTCGTGTTCCTGATGCGCTCGCACTTCAACACGCTGGTCGACACGCGCACGCTGATGATTCCGACCTTCCTGCAGGGTGTGCCGATGTCGATGTTCTTCATCCCGCTCACGGCCATTATCCTGTCGGGCCTGCCGCCGCACCGGATTCCGGCCGCCGCCGGTTTGTCGAACTTCGTGCGCATTACGTGCGGGGCCGTCGGCACATCGATCGCCACGACGGTCTGGGACAACCGGATCACCCTGCATCACGCGCAGCTGACCGAGCATCTCACGCCGTACGATCCGACGTTCAATGGCTCGGTGCAGACCCTCAATCAGCTTGGCATGACGACGCCGCAGGCCAATGGCTTCATTGACCGGCTGGTCACGCAGCAATCGGCCATGCTCGGCGCCAACGACATCTTCTGGATCTCGGCCGTGCTGTTCGTGCTCATGATCGTGATGGTCTGGGTCACGCGCCCGATCCGTGGTGGCGGTGGCGCCGATGCCGCGGCCGGCGCGCACTGA
- a CDS encoding acyl-CoA thioesterase, protein MTVPQNPNDRSEITFRFLAEPAAVNFGGKVHGGSLMKWIDEVAYACAATWSGRYCVTVSVGNIRFRRPILVGNLVELRARIVATGRTSMHIHVSVHAGDPKWGELRQTTDCLMVFVAVDESNHPVSVPSFEPKTEEQKALAKYAMDVKAALDAIVELKPENVAG, encoded by the coding sequence ATGACCGTCCCGCAGAACCCGAACGACCGCTCCGAGATCACCTTCCGTTTTCTGGCCGAACCGGCCGCCGTCAACTTCGGCGGCAAGGTGCACGGCGGCTCCCTCATGAAATGGATCGACGAGGTGGCCTACGCCTGCGCCGCAACGTGGTCGGGACGTTATTGCGTCACGGTGAGCGTGGGCAACATTCGTTTTCGCCGTCCGATTCTGGTGGGCAATCTGGTGGAGCTGCGCGCGCGCATCGTTGCCACGGGCCGCACCAGCATGCATATCCACGTGTCGGTCCACGCCGGCGATCCGAAGTGGGGAGAACTGCGCCAGACGACCGATTGCCTGATGGTGTTCGTCGCGGTAGACGAGAGCAATCACCCGGTAAGCGTGCCGTCGTTCGAGCCGAAGACCGAGGAACAGAAGGCATTGGCGAAGTACGCCATGGATGTGAAGGCAGCACTCGACGCCATCGTCGAGCTCAAGCCGGAGAATGTTGCAGGCTGA
- the truB gene encoding tRNA pseudouridine(55) synthase TruB — MTDPRSQAPRQKLPRFALDGVLLLDKPLGLSSNDALIKAKRLLQALKAGHTGTLDPLATGLLPLCFGEATKFSQDLLEADKTYEAHVRLGETTTTGDAEGEVLQTRPVTVDDAAIRAILPRFMGRISQVPPMYSALKRDGKPLYEYARAGQTLEREAREVTIHALALTQSALPHTNEFTFRVTCSKGTYVRTLAEDIGEALGCGAHLRGLRRTAVGPLTLDGAVTLEDLSALDHAQRVAKLAPVDALLKTLPAIMLDETLARRFSHGQRLRLDDIRCPTPLRAYAAAHGDIEVKVYTEATSEATSRLLGVARLDGEALLTPQRLLKTQSS; from the coding sequence ATGACGGACCCGCGTTCGCAGGCACCCCGCCAAAAGCTCCCCCGTTTCGCACTCGATGGCGTGTTGTTGCTGGACAAGCCGCTCGGCTTGTCATCCAACGATGCCCTGATCAAGGCCAAGCGTTTGCTTCAGGCGCTCAAGGCAGGCCACACGGGCACGCTCGATCCCTTGGCGACCGGGTTGCTGCCGCTGTGTTTCGGCGAGGCGACGAAGTTCTCGCAGGACTTGCTCGAGGCCGACAAGACCTACGAAGCGCACGTGCGCCTGGGGGAGACGACCACGACGGGCGACGCCGAAGGCGAGGTGTTGCAAACGCGGCCGGTGACGGTGGACGATGCGGCGATCCGTGCCATATTGCCTCGTTTCATGGGGAGGATTTCGCAAGTCCCGCCGATGTACTCGGCGCTCAAGCGCGACGGCAAACCGTTGTACGAATATGCGCGCGCGGGCCAAACGCTCGAGCGCGAGGCGCGCGAGGTCACCATCCATGCACTGGCGCTGACGCAAAGCGCACTGCCGCACACGAACGAATTCACGTTCCGTGTGACGTGCAGTAAAGGCACGTACGTGCGCACGCTGGCGGAAGACATCGGGGAAGCGTTGGGGTGCGGTGCTCACCTGCGCGGTTTGCGTCGCACGGCGGTGGGACCGCTGACACTCGACGGCGCCGTCACGCTCGAAGACCTGAGCGCGCTGGATCATGCGCAACGCGTGGCGAAGCTCGCACCGGTCGATGCATTGCTCAAGACGCTGCCCGCGATCATGCTCGACGAAACGCTGGCGCGACGCTTCAGTCACGGCCAGCGTCTGCGACTCGACGATATCCGCTGTCCGACGCCATTGCGTGCGTACGCAGCCGCGCACGGCGACATCGAAGTCAAGGTCTACACGGAGGCCACGAGCGAAGCCACTTCGCGCTTGCTGGGGGTCGCGCGACTCGATGGCGAAGCGTTGCTCACACCGCAGCGACTGCTCAAGACACAGTCATCGTGA
- the rbfA gene encoding 30S ribosome-binding factor RbfA has translation MAKKRGVPGRNLRINDQIQRDLSELIQREVKDPRIGLVTLQSVEVTPDYAHAKVFYTTLTGDPKATGEALNEAAGYLRNLLFKRLHIHTVPTLHFHFDQSIERAIEMSRLIDTANATRARDEAGEGSDEGSKDGDEK, from the coding sequence ATGGCAAAGAAACGTGGCGTTCCGGGTCGCAATCTTCGTATCAACGACCAGATCCAACGCGATCTGTCGGAGTTGATTCAGCGCGAAGTGAAAGACCCGCGCATTGGTCTGGTCACGCTGCAAAGCGTGGAAGTCACGCCTGACTATGCGCATGCGAAAGTGTTTTATACGACGCTGACCGGCGATCCCAAGGCCACCGGTGAGGCGCTCAACGAGGCGGCAGGCTACCTGCGCAATCTGCTGTTCAAGCGTTTGCACATTCATACCGTGCCGACGTTGCATTTCCACTTCGACCAGTCGATCGAACGCGCGATCGAGATGTCGCGCCTGATCGATACGGCCAACGCGACGCGCGCGAGGGACGAGGCGGGCGAAGGCAGTGACGAAGGCAGCAAGGACGGCGACGAGAAGTAA
- the infB gene encoding translation initiation factor IF-2, whose amino-acid sequence MASINVAQFAAELKMPAGVLLEQLKAAGVDKLSADDSLTEADKARLLEHLRRAHGAGDGDKKKITLTRRQTSEIKQADATGKARTIQVEVRKKRTFVKRDDVAEGVDSAAAAAEDEALRQREEDARREAERLAAEAAELKRRQEQLEREEAERREREEKEAAERRAREEADRAAAAKAAEEQKAKAAEAKADAEAEKAATVDAEKAAKAEAEKADADKAAAAKAEAEREQARKASEEARAAAEKASAAADKARAEEEAIRKRRAAAEAEARAIREMMNAPRRVLKAPEPAPAAAAAAKPEAKGTLHKPARPEGAAAAKPADKKPAAAAPATTTAGAADKKDKKGGAWQKDADNRNKRGGMKTRGDTSGGSDGWRGGGRGGRRGDRHAQDDRQAFQAPTEPVVRDVHVPETISVADLAHKMSVKAAEVIKLMMKMGQMVTINQVLDQETAMIVVEELGHRAIAAKLDDPETLLDLGNEATEAEALPRPPVVTVMGHVDHGKTSLLDYIRRAKVAAGEAGGITQHIGAYHVDTPRGTVTFLDTPGHEAFTAMRARGAQATDIVILVVAADDGVMPQTKEAIAHAKSAGVPIVVAINKIDKPEANPDRVKQELVAEGVVPEEYGGDSPFVPVSAKTGTGIDDLLENVLLQAEVLELKAPVDAPAKGIVIEAKLDKGKGPVATILVQSGTLNRGDMVLAGQAYGRVRAMLDETGKNAKEAGPSIPVEIQGLSEVPGAGEEVLVVQDERKAREIALFRQGKFRDVKLAKQQAAKLENMFEQMAEGEVKTLPLIIKADVQGSQEALAQSLNKLSTPEVRVQIVHAAVGGISESDVNLATASKAVIIGFNTRADALARKLAESNGIDIRYYNIIYDAVDEVKAAMSGMLAPEKKEEITGLIEVRQTFRVPKVGTVAGCMVLDGFVKRSSHVRVLRDNVVIFTGELDSLKRFKDDVKEVKSGFECGLSVKNFNDITEGDQLEAFEITEVARSL is encoded by the coding sequence CTGACGGAAGCCGACAAGGCCCGTTTGCTGGAACACCTGCGCCGCGCCCACGGCGCGGGCGACGGCGACAAAAAGAAGATTACTCTGACGCGTCGCCAGACTTCGGAAATCAAGCAAGCCGACGCAACCGGCAAGGCACGCACGATTCAGGTGGAAGTGCGCAAGAAACGCACTTTCGTCAAGCGTGACGACGTGGCCGAAGGCGTGGACAGCGCAGCCGCCGCGGCGGAAGACGAAGCGCTGCGTCAGCGCGAGGAAGACGCACGCCGCGAGGCGGAGCGCCTGGCGGCCGAGGCTGCCGAGCTCAAGCGTCGCCAGGAGCAACTGGAGCGCGAGGAAGCCGAGCGCCGCGAGCGCGAAGAGAAGGAAGCTGCCGAGCGCCGTGCGCGCGAGGAAGCGGACCGCGCAGCCGCGGCCAAGGCGGCCGAAGAGCAAAAGGCGAAGGCGGCGGAAGCCAAGGCCGACGCCGAAGCCGAGAAGGCGGCCACCGTGGATGCCGAAAAGGCTGCCAAGGCCGAAGCCGAGAAGGCCGATGCCGACAAGGCTGCCGCCGCCAAGGCCGAGGCCGAGCGCGAGCAGGCACGCAAGGCCAGCGAAGAAGCGCGCGCGGCCGCCGAGAAGGCCAGTGCGGCTGCCGACAAGGCGCGTGCTGAAGAAGAAGCCATTCGCAAGCGTCGTGCCGCGGCGGAAGCCGAAGCGCGTGCGATTCGCGAAATGATGAATGCCCCGCGCCGTGTGCTCAAGGCGCCGGAGCCGGCCCCCGCGGCTGCCGCGGCGGCCAAGCCCGAGGCGAAGGGTACGCTGCACAAGCCGGCCAGGCCGGAAGGTGCCGCGGCCGCCAAGCCGGCGGACAAGAAGCCGGCCGCTGCTGCGCCGGCAACGACGACGGCCGGTGCGGCCGACAAGAAGGACAAGAAGGGCGGTGCCTGGCAGAAGGACGCCGATAACCGCAACAAGCGCGGCGGCATGAAGACGCGTGGCGACACCAGCGGTGGTTCGGACGGCTGGCGCGGCGGTGGTCGTGGCGGGCGTCGTGGCGACCGTCATGCGCAGGACGACCGTCAGGCGTTCCAGGCGCCGACCGAGCCGGTGGTGCGCGATGTGCACGTGCCGGAGACGATCAGCGTTGCCGATCTCGCGCACAAGATGTCGGTCAAGGCCGCGGAAGTCATCAAGCTGATGATGAAGATGGGCCAGATGGTGACCATCAACCAGGTGCTGGACCAGGAAACGGCCATGATCGTGGTCGAGGAGCTGGGCCACCGCGCCATCGCCGCGAAGCTCGACGATCCGGAAACGCTGCTGGATCTGGGCAACGAGGCGACCGAAGCGGAAGCGCTGCCGCGTCCGCCGGTGGTCACCGTGATGGGTCACGTCGACCACGGCAAGACCTCGCTGCTGGACTACATCCGTCGCGCCAAGGTGGCGGCGGGCGAAGCCGGCGGGATCACGCAGCACATCGGTGCGTACCACGTCGATACGCCGCGCGGCACGGTGACGTTCCTCGACACCCCGGGTCACGAGGCCTTTACGGCCATGCGTGCGCGCGGTGCCCAGGCAACGGACATCGTGATTCTCGTGGTGGCGGCCGACGACGGTGTGATGCCGCAGACGAAGGAAGCGATTGCCCACGCGAAGTCGGCCGGTGTGCCGATCGTGGTGGCGATCAACAAGATCGACAAGCCGGAAGCCAACCCGGACCGCGTGAAGCAGGAACTCGTGGCCGAAGGTGTGGTGCCGGAAGAGTACGGTGGCGATTCGCCGTTCGTGCCGGTGTCGGCCAAGACGGGCACGGGGATCGACGATTTGCTCGAGAACGTGTTGCTGCAAGCCGAGGTGCTGGAGTTGAAGGCACCGGTGGACGCGCCGGCCAAGGGCATCGTGATCGAAGCGAAGCTCGACAAGGGCAAGGGTCCGGTCGCTACGATTCTGGTGCAGTCGGGCACGCTCAACCGCGGTGACATGGTACTGGCGGGTCAGGCCTACGGCCGCGTGCGCGCCATGCTCGACGAGACCGGCAAGAACGCGAAGGAAGCGGGCCCGTCGATCCCGGTGGAAATCCAGGGTCTGTCGGAAGTGCCGGGTGCGGGTGAAGAAGTGCTGGTGGTGCAGGACGAGCGCAAGGCGCGCGAAATCGCGCTGTTCCGTCAGGGCAAATTCCGCGACGTGAAGCTGGCCAAGCAACAGGCCGCCAAGCTCGAGAACATGTTCGAGCAGATGGCCGAAGGCGAAGTCAAGACGCTGCCGCTCATCATCAAGGCAGACGTTCAGGGTTCGCAGGAAGCGCTCGCGCAGTCGCTCAACAAGCTCTCGACGCCGGAAGTGCGCGTGCAGATCGTTCACGCGGCGGTGGGTGGCATCAGCGAAAGCGACGTCAACCTGGCCACCGCTTCGAAGGCGGTCATCATCGGCTTCAATACGCGTGCCGATGCGCTGGCGCGCAAGCTGGCCGAGTCGAACGGTATCGACATCCGCTACTACAACATCATCTACGACGCCGTGGATGAGGTGAAGGCGGCAATGTCGGGCATGCTGGCGCCCGAGAAGAAGGAAGAGATCACGGGTCTCATCGAAGTGCGTCAGACGTTCCGTGTGCCGAAGGTCGGTACGGTGGCCGGCTGTATGGTGCTCGACGGCTTCGTCAAGCGTTCGTCGCACGTGCGTGTGCTGCGCGACAACGTGGTCATCTTCACGGGCGAGCTCGATTCGCTCAAGCGCTTCAAGGATGACGTGAAGGAAGTCAAGTCCGGCTTCGAGTGTGGTCTGTCGGTGAAGAACTTCAACGACATCACGGAAGGCGACCAACTGGAAGCGTTTGAAATCACGGAAGTTGCGCGCTCGCTGTAA